The following are from one region of the Halolamina litorea genome:
- the cmk gene encoding (d)CMP kinase: MLLTVSGPPGSGKSTNAELLAERFDLEYISGGDIFRELADERGYTPVEFNELAEEEEQIDKDLDRRLRTIAAERDDVLLESRLAGWLAAENADLRFWLDAPLDVRAERIASREDKTVEEARSATERRERSEAKRYLELYDIDIEDLTIYDAAFNTARWGEMTVPDLLTQAVERYDPDHDEGKQPVEGVRYDF, from the coding sequence ATGTTACTCACCGTCTCCGGCCCGCCGGGCAGCGGGAAGAGCACGAACGCGGAACTGCTGGCGGAGCGATTCGACCTGGAGTACATCAGCGGCGGCGATATCTTCCGTGAACTGGCCGACGAGCGGGGCTACACCCCCGTCGAGTTCAACGAACTCGCCGAGGAGGAAGAGCAGATCGACAAGGACCTCGACCGGCGACTGCGGACCATCGCCGCCGAGCGCGACGACGTGCTGCTCGAGTCACGGCTCGCGGGCTGGCTCGCGGCCGAGAACGCGGACCTGCGGTTCTGGCTCGACGCCCCGCTGGACGTGCGCGCCGAGCGCATCGCCAGCCGCGAGGACAAGACCGTCGAGGAGGCCCGATCGGCCACCGAGCGCCGCGAACGCAGCGAGGCCAAGCGCTATCTGGAACTCTACGATATCGACATCGAGGACCTCACCATCTACGACGCCGCGTTCAACACCGCCCGGTGGGGCGAGATGACCGTCCCGGACCTGTTGACGCAGGCCGTCGAGCGCTACGACCCCGACCACGACGAGGGGAAACAGCCCGTCGAGGGCGTCCGCTACGACTTCTGA
- a CDS encoding RNA-guided pseudouridylation complex pseudouridine synthase subunit Cbf5, with protein MTVSDPLRDPPGERSLDALLNFGVVNLDKPAGPSAHQVAAWVRDLVGVDRAAHAGTLDPKVTGCLPTMLGDATRLAPVFLEGAKEYISVLEIHGLPPTDTEATIAEFEADVYQKPPRKSAVSRRLRSREVYELDMLELKDRQALLRIRCESGTYIRKLCHDIGLALGTGGHMGHLRRIATDPFDDTDLVTLHDLADGLAWAREDQFEEYLREIVAPAERAMEHLPSVTIAPSAAVEVAQGAPVYAPGVIEVDDAAAALSPGDDDLLACYTPDGSAVCLGTLVGDPDAESGEVVSLQRVLV; from the coding sequence CTGACCGTGAGCGACCCACTCCGCGACCCCCCGGGCGAGCGTTCCCTCGACGCCCTGCTGAACTTCGGCGTCGTCAACCTCGACAAGCCCGCCGGCCCCTCGGCCCACCAGGTCGCGGCGTGGGTCCGGGACCTCGTCGGCGTCGACCGGGCGGCCCACGCGGGCACGCTCGACCCGAAAGTCACCGGCTGTCTGCCGACGATGCTCGGCGACGCCACCCGGCTCGCGCCGGTGTTCCTCGAAGGTGCCAAGGAGTACATCTCGGTGCTGGAGATCCACGGGCTGCCGCCGACCGACACGGAGGCGACTATCGCGGAGTTCGAGGCCGACGTGTATCAGAAGCCCCCGCGCAAGAGCGCCGTCTCCCGCCGGCTGCGCTCCCGCGAGGTCTACGAACTCGATATGCTGGAACTGAAAGACCGGCAGGCGCTGCTCCGGATCCGCTGTGAGAGCGGCACCTACATCCGCAAGCTCTGTCACGACATCGGGCTGGCGCTCGGCACCGGCGGGCACATGGGCCACCTCCGCCGGATCGCCACCGACCCGTTCGACGACACCGACCTCGTCACCCTCCACGATCTCGCGGACGGCCTCGCGTGGGCACGCGAGGATCAGTTCGAGGAGTACCTCCGGGAGATCGTCGCGCCCGCCGAGCGCGCGATGGAGCACCTCCCGTCGGTCACGATTGCCCCGAGCGCCGCCGTAGAAGTCGCGCAGGGTGCGCCCGTTTACGCGCCGGGCGTGATAGAGGTGGACGACGCAGCCGCCGCGCTCTCACCGGGCGACGACGACCTGCTGGCGTGTTACACGCCCGACGGTAGCGCGGTCTGTCTCGGGACGCTCGTCGGCGACCCCGACGCCGAATCGGGCGAGGTCGTGAGCCTGCAGCGCGTGTTGGTCTGA
- a CDS encoding succinylglutamate desuccinylase/aspartoacylase family protein, whose amino-acid sequence MDIGTATAAPGELARGHLELTDLPTGVPERLPVIVANGEEDGPTLWITGGVHGDEATGVAVTQDTMREDLPERISGAVVAVPVVNPAGLRRNARQSYYGNDDPNRKFPDPESDSDQPAEVQERIDERLYDTIVDSADALIDNHTAGVNSFPFVIRDRVLYGERRTEDEAEELAEDLDALVEATGLPLLTEYPAEEYVEKALQRSTAGAVCNAAGIPAFTTELGGHSVVTESTREAGVAAAYGVMDELGMLEEWPEEVAEPGSFESPVDFPVRRFRGPRTETAGLVRHRVEAGDVVEEGEVVADITTAAGERLDTVEAEHDGYVIGRKEGLAAYEGDAVLSMAARDDGPLVAPRDS is encoded by the coding sequence ATGGATATCGGCACCGCGACTGCGGCACCCGGCGAACTGGCCCGCGGCCACCTCGAACTCACCGACCTCCCGACGGGCGTCCCCGAACGACTGCCCGTCATCGTCGCCAACGGCGAGGAAGACGGCCCGACGCTCTGGATCACCGGCGGCGTCCACGGCGACGAGGCCACCGGGGTCGCGGTCACGCAGGACACCATGCGCGAGGACCTCCCCGAGCGGATTTCGGGCGCCGTCGTCGCCGTGCCCGTCGTCAACCCCGCCGGCCTGCGTCGGAACGCCCGGCAGTCCTACTACGGCAACGACGACCCGAACCGGAAGTTCCCCGACCCCGAGAGCGACTCCGACCAGCCCGCCGAGGTGCAGGAACGCATCGACGAGCGCCTCTACGACACCATCGTCGACTCCGCCGACGCGCTGATCGACAACCACACCGCCGGCGTGAACTCCTTCCCGTTCGTCATCCGCGACCGCGTGCTCTACGGCGAGCGCCGGACCGAGGACGAGGCCGAGGAACTGGCCGAGGACCTCGACGCGCTCGTCGAGGCGACCGGCCTCCCGCTGCTGACGGAGTACCCCGCCGAGGAGTACGTCGAGAAGGCGCTCCAGCGATCGACCGCTGGCGCGGTCTGTAACGCCGCGGGTATCCCGGCGTTCACTACCGAACTCGGCGGCCACAGTGTCGTCACCGAGTCCACCCGCGAGGCCGGCGTCGCCGCCGCCTACGGCGTGATGGACGAACTCGGGATGCTGGAGGAGTGGCCCGAGGAGGTCGCGGAACCGGGCTCTTTCGAGTCGCCGGTCGACTTCCCCGTCCGGCGGTTCCGCGGCCCGCGGACCGAGACGGCCGGGCTGGTCCGCCACCGCGTCGAGGCCGGTGATGTCGTCGAGGAAGGCGAGGTCGTCGCGGACATCACCACCGCCGCCGGCGAGCGGTTGGACACGGTCGAAGCCGAGCACGACGGCTACGTCATCGGTCGAAAGGAGGGGTTGGCCGCCTACGAGGGTGACGCGGTGTTGAGCATGGCAGCCCGCGACGACGGCCCGCTGGTGGCGCCCCGCGACTCGTAG
- a CDS encoding mechanosensitive ion channel family protein, whose protein sequence is MILSVADAVFSRLPVEPSALGTFFDSALEFLFGFLMVYLVARYAVKPVLRWLLKYRRIVVEPAVRQLVVQVVEVTGFIVGVWVGLHFADANSIITGTATIISAGTLAVGVASRDIISNLTNGLFLIADPQFEVGDWVEWSDNEGIVEEVGIRVSRVRTFENRTIVVPNSELGNSAITNHNDKDRIKVVVPIGVGYDEDLEIVKRVAVAEALKIPSVMKNPMPGVSVTGLGASWVDMKLAVWIDTSDHDTMVETRDDLVSRIKSRFGKENISMPYETTAIAGQMQVANIDSDKLSPEEETKIDHHSEVELPVDPETLDAERKKQDVGVAETVTETLEEAVDFDDGSGAKTETKGSTQNGHQKENGQQRNGNGEKRKEATQDLSVGQEKPQQAPAPKGSNGNDAPDPPDKDEDEDGNN, encoded by the coding sequence ATGATCCTCTCGGTCGCCGACGCCGTGTTCAGCCGGCTCCCGGTGGAGCCGTCCGCGCTGGGCACCTTCTTCGATTCGGCTCTGGAGTTCCTGTTCGGGTTCCTGATGGTGTATCTGGTCGCCCGGTACGCCGTCAAGCCGGTGCTCCGGTGGCTGCTGAAGTACCGACGGATCGTCGTCGAGCCCGCGGTCCGCCAGCTCGTCGTGCAGGTGGTGGAGGTGACCGGGTTCATCGTCGGGGTCTGGGTCGGGCTGCACTTCGCCGACGCAAACAGCATCATCACCGGCACCGCGACCATCATCTCCGCGGGGACGCTCGCGGTCGGCGTCGCCTCGCGGGACATCATCTCGAACCTCACCAACGGCCTGTTCCTGATCGCCGACCCGCAGTTCGAGGTGGGCGACTGGGTCGAGTGGAGCGACAACGAGGGTATCGTCGAGGAGGTCGGGATCCGCGTCTCCCGGGTTCGCACCTTCGAGAACCGCACCATCGTCGTCCCCAACTCCGAGTTGGGCAACAGCGCGATCACCAACCACAACGACAAGGACCGGATCAAGGTGGTGGTCCCGATCGGCGTCGGCTACGACGAGGACCTGGAGATCGTCAAGCGCGTCGCCGTCGCCGAGGCGCTCAAGATCCCGAGCGTGATGAAAAACCCCATGCCGGGAGTCAGCGTCACCGGCCTCGGCGCCTCGTGGGTCGACATGAAACTCGCCGTCTGGATCGACACCTCCGACCACGACACGATGGTCGAGACCCGCGACGACCTCGTCTCGCGGATCAAGAGCCGCTTCGGGAAAGAGAACATCTCGATGCCCTACGAGACGACCGCGATCGCGGGACAGATGCAGGTGGCGAACATCGACTCGGACAAACTCTCCCCCGAGGAGGAGACCAAGATCGACCACCACTCCGAGGTCGAACTCCCCGTCGACCCCGAAACGCTCGACGCCGAGCGCAAGAAACAGGACGTCGGCGTCGCCGAAACCGTGACCGAGACGCTGGAGGAGGCCGTGGACTTCGACGACGGCTCGGGCGCGAAGACGGAAACGAAGGGGAGCACGCAGAACGGCCACCAGAAGGAGAACGGCCAGCAGCGAAACGGCAACGGCGAGAAGAGAAAGGAGGCGACGCAGGACCTCAGCGTCGGTCAGGAGAAACCCCAGCAGGCACCGGCCCCCAAGGGCTCCAACGGCAACGACGCCCCCGACCCGCCCGACAAGGACGAAGACGAGGACGGAAACAACTGA
- a CDS encoding universal stress protein produces MTLVVPFDGSELAEAALVRAVEFDAVFEEGVVAVSVVPRADVTHAREVGLLDADESFDVETVVERLHKRVDALAPRAEFQYEVVGKHASAGTIAKHVRRAARKADASLVVLGSENAGHLTVSVTSVGGSIASDDAYDVLIVRNRSPSKVDRVKESSPHTTFYEGERNRPR; encoded by the coding sequence ATGACACTTGTCGTGCCGTTCGACGGCTCCGAACTCGCCGAGGCGGCGCTGGTCCGCGCCGTCGAGTTCGACGCGGTGTTCGAGGAGGGGGTGGTCGCGGTGAGCGTGGTTCCGCGGGCTGACGTCACCCACGCCCGCGAGGTCGGGTTACTCGACGCCGACGAGTCCTTCGACGTGGAGACGGTGGTCGAGCGCCTGCACAAGCGAGTGGACGCGCTCGCGCCGCGGGCGGAGTTCCAGTACGAGGTGGTCGGGAAACACGCCTCCGCGGGCACGATCGCCAAACACGTCCGCCGGGCGGCGCGGAAGGCCGACGCCTCCCTCGTGGTGCTGGGCAGCGAGAACGCGGGCCATCTGACGGTGTCTGTCACCAGCGTCGGCGGCAGCATCGCCAGCGACGACGCCTACGACGTGTTGATCGTCCGGAACCGGAGCCCCTCGAAAGTGGATCGCGTGAAGGAGTCGTCACCGCACACGACGTTCTACGAGGGGGAGCGGAACCGACCGAGGTAG
- a CDS encoding PAS domain-containing sensor histidine kinase, producing MTSPLPTGITTAGVDALPVEIAILDAEGTITLVNEAWRRFADENHGTHGRYWMGENYLEICRRAHADPLAAAAVEGIEAALGGDDGPFRLEYPCHSPDEHRWYAMEVSGFDADGSRYAVVAHINITERKLAELRSTARERQLETLLTVLTHDIRNPLNVIEGYADLLATDLDHADEAARIRRAALRIAEITEATLSFSQSGALSTVSPVRIEEVAREAWTRVDDAAASLTVVNPPTIHGDRRLLIQLFERLFQNSVEHGSTGPRTAHGDNTEPGGTNGEAPPDPDAGGDPAITVGSLPDGFYVEDDGPGIPEEIREVAVVADFSTRGTDGLGLAIVQSIVQAHGGTLTITDAVGGGARFEIRGIDVAPV from the coding sequence GTGACGAGCCCGCTCCCGACAGGAATCACGACGGCGGGTGTCGACGCACTGCCCGTGGAGATCGCCATCCTCGACGCCGAGGGCACGATCACGCTCGTCAACGAGGCGTGGCGACGGTTCGCCGACGAGAACCACGGCACCCACGGGCGCTATTGGATGGGGGAGAACTACCTCGAGATCTGCCGGCGAGCCCACGCCGACCCACTCGCCGCCGCGGCGGTGGAGGGGATCGAAGCGGCTCTCGGTGGCGACGACGGGCCGTTCCGGCTGGAGTACCCCTGCCACTCGCCCGACGAGCACCGCTGGTACGCGATGGAGGTCTCGGGGTTCGACGCCGACGGCAGTCGCTACGCCGTCGTCGCACACATCAACATCACCGAACGAAAGCTGGCGGAGCTCCGATCGACCGCCCGCGAGCGGCAACTCGAGACGCTGCTCACGGTGCTCACACACGACATCCGGAACCCGCTGAACGTCATCGAGGGGTACGCCGACCTCCTCGCGACCGATCTCGACCACGCCGACGAGGCCGCGCGCATCCGGCGGGCGGCCCTCCGGATCGCCGAGATCACCGAGGCAACGCTCTCGTTCAGCCAGTCGGGAGCGCTGTCGACGGTGAGCCCGGTCCGGATCGAGGAGGTGGCCCGCGAGGCGTGGACGAGGGTCGACGACGCCGCGGCGTCGCTCACGGTCGTGAACCCCCCGACCATCCACGGCGACCGACGGCTCCTGATCCAACTGTTCGAGCGACTGTTCCAGAACAGCGTCGAGCACGGTTCGACCGGTCCCCGGACAGCACACGGGGACAACACCGAGCCCGGTGGCACGAACGGGGAGGCGCCTCCCGACCCCGATGCCGGCGGCGACCCCGCGATCACCGTCGGCTCGCTGCCCGACGGCTTCTACGTCGAGGACGACGGGCCCGGAATCCCCGAAGAGATCCGGGAGGTGGCGGTCGTGGCGGACTTCTCCACCCGGGGAACCGACGGTCTCGGGCTTGCCATCGTCCAGTCTATCGTGCAGGCCCACGGCGGCACGCTGACCATCACCGACGCCGTCGGCGGCGGTGCCCGGTTCGAGATCCGCGGCATCGACGTGGCGCCGGTGTGA
- a CDS encoding DUF192 domain-containing protein yields the protein MRIVHHRNGEKRTLAETVERADSPLSQARGVMFRRSMPADYALVFPFDEPDSRTIHTLFVFVPLDVLWVVDDEVVKVERLEPFRGLAHGLADTVIELPAGAAEGVTPGDTIEIRE from the coding sequence GTGCGAATCGTCCACCACCGCAACGGCGAGAAACGAACGCTCGCCGAGACCGTCGAGCGGGCCGACAGCCCCCTCTCACAGGCCCGTGGAGTGATGTTCCGGCGCTCGATGCCGGCGGACTACGCGCTGGTGTTCCCGTTCGACGAACCCGACAGCCGAACGATCCACACGCTGTTCGTGTTCGTCCCGCTCGACGTGCTCTGGGTGGTCGACGACGAAGTGGTGAAGGTCGAACGACTGGAGCCGTTCCGCGGGCTGGCTCACGGGCTTGCGGACACGGTGATCGAGTTACCCGCCGGCGCCGCCGAGGGCGTGACGCCGGGCGATACGATCGAGATACGAGAGTGA
- a CDS encoding DUF7097 family protein: MEETPEGTPVGVDDPYAVAGRCDHLTGDGRCRYALDHAGADPGFAAERRADDYTCVVADTDAAAVEGEDPDWSACPHYRSTTDAKKCVRCGLEEVRIAHDPDARPLIEEHHLSYAGAGGDGQSGDDVGAGGDGRPADDASGGSRADGHEPSHEITVGLCRWCHTKVHRSFARIDDDASPDPEALAARESRRGEELSEMGFRSANDRRED; the protein is encoded by the coding sequence ATGGAGGAGACGCCAGAGGGGACCCCGGTCGGCGTCGACGACCCCTACGCCGTCGCCGGGCGCTGTGACCACCTCACCGGCGACGGCCGCTGTCGCTACGCACTCGACCACGCGGGCGCCGACCCCGGGTTCGCGGCCGAGCGCCGCGCCGACGACTACACCTGCGTCGTCGCCGACACCGACGCGGCGGCAGTCGAGGGCGAGGACCCCGACTGGTCAGCCTGTCCACACTACCGCTCGACTACCGACGCCAAGAAGTGCGTTCGGTGTGGGTTGGAGGAGGTCCGGATCGCCCACGACCCCGACGCCCGGCCGTTGATCGAGGAGCACCACCTCTCGTACGCCGGTGCTGGCGGCGACGGTCAGTCGGGGGACGACGTTGGTGCTGGCGGCGACGGTCGGCCGGCAGACGACGCCAGCGGGGGTTCGCGGGCGGACGGCCACGAGCCCTCTCACGAGATTACGGTGGGGCTCTGTCGCTGGTGTCACACCAAGGTCCACCGCTCGTTCGCCCGGATCGACGACGACGCGAGCCCCGACCCGGAGGCGCTCGCGGCCCGCGAGAGCCGCCGCGGCGAGGAACTCTCCGAGATGGGGTTCCGGTCCGCGAACGACCGTCGCGAGGACTGA
- a CDS encoding VOC family protein yields MPSHLGHVHLKVTDADRAVEFYRDVLGLDVTERVGRYAFLSFGEHHHDLALQGTGGAGDDAPDPREARTGLYHSAWEVDDAAALRAVAERLAARGVAVSPVDHGISKALYFDDPDGNGVEVYLDTRAERDVEAWDGRNERFDPFSL; encoded by the coding sequence ATGCCGTCCCACCTCGGACACGTCCACCTGAAAGTCACCGACGCCGACCGCGCCGTCGAGTTCTACCGGGATGTCCTCGGCCTCGACGTGACCGAGCGGGTCGGCCGCTACGCCTTCCTCTCCTTCGGCGAGCACCACCACGACCTCGCGCTACAGGGGACTGGCGGGGCCGGGGACGACGCCCCCGACCCCCGCGAGGCTCGGACCGGTCTCTATCACTCCGCGTGGGAGGTCGACGACGCCGCGGCACTCCGGGCGGTCGCCGAACGGTTGGCGGCCCGCGGCGTCGCCGTCTCGCCGGTCGATCACGGCATCAGCAAGGCGCTCTACTTCGATGACCCCGACGGGAACGGCGTGGAGGTGTACCTCGACACCCGCGCGGAACGCGACGTCGAGGCGTGGGACGGCCGGAACGAGCGGTTCGACCCGTTCTCGTTGTGA
- a CDS encoding GMP synthase subunit A, translating into MTRIVVIDNHGQFTHLEGRALRDIGVDTEILDNDVDPDEIDADGIVLSGGPSMDRVGRCAEYLDLDVPVLGICLGMQFLAEELGGTTRSGDYGGYADVTVEILEEDDPLIGSLAPETRVWASHADEVDDVPEGFTRTARSDVCEVEAMSDTERDFYGVQWHPEVAHTAEGEAVFEAFRDICESR; encoded by the coding sequence ATGACCCGAATCGTCGTCATCGACAACCACGGACAGTTCACCCACCTGGAGGGGCGCGCCCTCCGGGACATCGGCGTCGATACCGAGATCCTCGACAACGACGTCGATCCCGACGAGATCGACGCCGACGGGATCGTCCTCTCGGGCGGCCCGTCGATGGACCGCGTCGGCCGCTGTGCTGAGTACCTCGACCTCGACGTGCCCGTTCTGGGCATCTGTCTGGGGATGCAGTTCCTGGCCGAGGAACTCGGCGGCACCACCCGAAGCGGCGACTACGGCGGCTACGCCGACGTGACCGTCGAGATCCTCGAGGAGGACGACCCGCTGATCGGCTCGCTCGCCCCGGAAACCCGCGTCTGGGCCAGCCACGCCGACGAGGTCGACGACGTGCCCGAGGGGTTCACCCGAACCGCCCGCAGCGACGTGTGTGAAGTCGAGGCCATGAGCGACACCGAGCGGGACTTCTACGGCGTCCAGTGGCACCCCGAGGTCGCCCACACCGCGGAGGGGGAGGCGGTGTTCGAGGCGTTCCGCGACATCTGCGAGTCCCGGTAG